Proteins co-encoded in one Salvia splendens isolate huo1 chromosome 4, SspV2, whole genome shotgun sequence genomic window:
- the LOC121798936 gene encoding xylan glycosyltransferase MUCI21-like: MVKYHKDFLHTHWRKGKEYIFAVDEVSALNPLGLISSFHSPTKTFKPKFLYFAFFALVSCILLLFPMLFSLTSSFYESETGVKPFLCLSVPNETLCCDRSSRRSDTCIMKGDIRTDPATSSITLYRSNHTAYGGGREAIQHEKIRPYTRKWETHVMDTIDELDLLVKTGSWPRHTCDVVHDVPAVFFSTGGFTGNLYHEFNDGITPLYITSQEFNRKVVFVILEYHYWWITKYGDILSQLSDYPPIDFSNDTRVHCFPETIVGLRIHDELSVDPALMPGHNRTISDFHDLLDRSYQPRISSIIEDEEREAGTEIHADQITRPKLVIVARNGSRAITNQDALVKLAEEIGFFVEVLKPERSTELAKIYRVLNSSDVVVGVHGAAMTHFLFMKPGSVFIQVIPLGTDWAAATYYGEPAMKLGLNYIGYKILAKESSLYQDYSKDDPILMDPDSVNKKGWEFTKKIYLDSQNVRLDLGRFQKHLLRAYYFTRARKNRRSRRLSV; encoded by the exons ATGGTCAAGTACCACAAAGATTTTCTGCATACCCACTGGAGAAAAGGCAAAGAATACATCTTCGCTGTAGATGAAGTTTCGGCCTTAAACCCCCTTGGATTAATCTCTTCTTTCCACAGCCCCACCAAAACATTCAAGCCCAAGTTTCTGTATTTCGCTTTTTTTGCCCTCGTTTCTTGCATCTTGCTCTTATTTCCTATGCTCTTCTCCCTCACCTCTAGCTTCT ATGAATCTGAAACAGGTGTGAAACCTTTCCTTTGCTTGTCTGTTCCTAACG AGACTCTTTGTTGTGATAGAAGTAGCAGAAGGTCAGATACATGTATAATGAAAGGGGATATAAGAACTGACCCTGCCACCTCCTCCATCACTCTCTACCGTTCCAACCACACCGCCTATGGCGGCGGGCGGGAGGCCATCCAACACGAAAAGATTAGGCCATACACAAGAAAATGGGAAACCCATGTCATGGACACCATTGATGAACTAGACCTCCTTGTCAAGACAGGCTCATGGCCACGCCACACCTGTGACGTCGTCCACGACGTCCCGGCTGTGTTCTTCTCCACCGGAGGCTTCACGGGCAACCTCTACCACGAGTTCAACGATGGGATCACCCCCCTCTACATAACCTCCCAAGAATTCAACAGGAAGGTTGTGTTTGTGATTCTTGAATATCACTACTGGTGGATCACAAAGTATGGTGACATACTGTCCCAGCTCTCAGATTACCCGCCTATCGATTTCAGCAACGACACGAGGGTCCACTGCTTCCCCGAGACCATCGTGGGGCTGAGAATCCACGATGAGCTCAGCGTTGATCCTGCCTTGATGCCAGGCCATAATAGGACCATATCCGACTTTCATGACCTCTTGGACCGCTCCTACCAGCCTCGTATCAGCAGCATCATTGAAGACGAGGAGCGTGAGGCAGGAACGGAAATACACGCGGATCAGATAACCAGACCTAAACTGGTCATAGTAGCCAGGAATGGCTCCAGAGCTATAACCAATCAAGATGCATTGGTGAAGCTTGCAGAGGAGATTGGATTCTTTGTGGAAGTTCTCAAGCCCGAGAGGAGCACTGAGCTCGCTAAAATATACCGCGTTCTCAACTCAAGTGACGTCGTGGTTGGGGTCCACGGGGCTGCCATGACTCACTTCCTCTTCATGAAGCCAGGTTCAGTATTCATTCAAGTCATACCACTAGGCACAGACTGGGCTGCAGCTACTTACTACGGGGAGCCTGCGATGAAGCTTGGGTTGAACTACATTGGCTACAAGATTCTTGCTAAAGAGAGCTCATTGTATCAAGATTACAGCAAGGATGATCCTATTCTGATGGATCCAGACAGTGTGAACAAAAAGGGATGGGAATTCACCAAGAAAATCTATCTCGACTCCCAAAATGTGAGGTTGGATCTTGGGAGGTTTCAAAAGCACTTGCTTCGCGCCTACTACTTCACCAGAGCTCGGAAAAATAGGCGTTCGCGCCGGCTATCTGTGTAA